Proteins from a genomic interval of Trifolium pratense cultivar HEN17-A07 linkage group LG6, ARS_RC_1.1, whole genome shotgun sequence:
- the LOC123891559 gene encoding soyasapogenol B glucuronide galactosyltransferase-like, which produces MESQQLHVIFVPFPTPGHMIPMIDTARLFAKHGVNVTIIATHANASTFQKSIDTDFNSGYSIKTQLIQFPSAEVGLPDGVENVKDGTSREILGKITQGILMLQDQVEILLQELKPDCIVSDMTYPWTVESAEKLNIPRIYFYSSSYFSNCASYFVRKYRPHDSLVSDIQKFTIPCIPHTIEMTPLELADWIRVKNSITGLFYAMFESEKKSYGTLYNSFHELESDYEKLSKTTMGIKSWSIGPVSAWTNKEDGKKANMGHMEKNIGKDQELINWLNSKPNDSVLYVCFGSLNRLFHAQIVEIAHGLENSGHNFIWVVKEKDKDGDGEAFLQDFEERMKESTKGYIVWNWAPQLLILDHPATGGILTHCGWNSILESMNSRLPMITWPMFAEQFYNEKLLVDVLKIGVSVGSKVNKFWLNIGEEVVVQRDDITKAVEILMGNGLEGKAMRMRARSLGGAANRTLEEGGHSYNNLIQLIDELKSLKIARGLEKIRLEN; this is translated from the coding sequence ATGGAGTCTCAACAGCTTCATGTAATTTTTGTTCCATTTCCAACTCCTGGCCATATGATTCCCATGATAGACACAGCAAGACTATTTGCCAAACATGGTGTTAATGTTACCATCATTGCTACTCATGCTAATGCTTCAACATTCCAAAAATCCATAGACACCGACTTCAATTCAGGATACTCCATCAAAACTCAACTTATTCAGTTCCCTTCAGCTGAAGTTGGTCTCCCTGATGGAGTTGAAAATGTCAAAGATGGAACTTCCAGAGAAATTCTTGGTAAAATCACTCAAGGAATATTGATGCTTCAAGATCAAGTTGAGATTCTGTTACAAGAACTTAAACCAGATTGTATAGTCTCTGATATGACTTATCCTTGGACAGTTGAATCAGCTGAAAAACTAAACATTCCAAGGATTTACTTTTACAGTTCAAGCTACTTCTCCAATTGTGCAAGCTATTTTGTCAGAAAGTATAGACCTCATGATAGCTTAGTTTCTGATATACAGAAATTTACTATTCCTTGTATACCTCATACCATTGAGATGACACCTTTGGAGCTAGCTGATTGGATTAGAGTGAAGAATTCAATCACAGGCCTTTTTTATGCAATGTTTGAATCAGAGAAAAAAAGCTATGGAACACTGTACAATAGTTTTCATGAACTAGAAAGTGATTATGAGAAACTTAGTAAAACTACAATGGGGATTAAATCTTGGAGTATTGGACCAGTTTCAGCATGGACTAATAAGGAAGATGGAAAAAAGGCTAATATGGGACACATGGAGAAGAACATTGGAAAAGACCAAGAATTAATAAATTGGCTTAACTCAAAGCCAAATGATTCTGTGCTGTATGTATGTTTTGGAAGCCTTAATAGGCTTTTTCATGCACAGATTGTAGAAATAGCTCATGGACTTGAAAATTCAGGTCATAATTTCATTTGGGTTGTTAAAGAAAAGGATAAAGATGGTGATGGAGAAGCTTTTCTACAAGATTTTGAGGAAAGAATGAAAGAAAGCACGAAGGGATATATCGTATGGAACTGGGCACCACAACTTCTGATATTGGATCACCCTGCAACGGGAGGGATTTTGACTCATTGTGGTTGGAACTCAATTCTTGAAAGCATGAATTCTCGTTTGCCGATGATCACATGGCCGATGTTTGCTGAGCAATTTTACAATGAGAAGTTGCTcgttgatgttttgaagattggAGTTTCAGTTGGATCAAAAGTGAACAAGTTTTGGCTTAACATTGGTGAAGAGGTAGTAGTGCAAAGGGATGATATAACAAAGGCTGTGGAAATTTTGATGGGAAACGGTCTAGAAGGAAAAGCAATGAGGATGAGAGCAAGAAGCCTTGGTGGTGCTGCCAATAGAACTTTAGAGGAAGGTGGGCACTCTTATAATAACTTGATCCAGTTAATAGATGAGCTGAAATCATTGAAGATAGCTAGAGGACTTGAAAAAATCAGATTAGAGAATTGA